One window of Caldilineales bacterium genomic DNA carries:
- a CDS encoding DEAD/DEAH box helicase: protein MTDPSPIPTEPHNPLPDLAFGDLTPAMSAACARAGWTDLMPVQARAIPYLLAGRDMMIQARTGSGKTGAYLLPLIERLDPSRPVCQALILTPTRELAYQVWREAETLCAPAGFSTVAVYGGVGYGPQTQALQQGAHIVVGTPGRVLDHLLRRSLTLEHLRTLVLDEADRMLSMGFYPDMVRVRRNLPNRRVHTCMFSATFPSYVMRTAAEFMTAPDFLSLSHDHVHVTDTEHVYYLAPAMDKDRSLVRIIEVENPASAIIFCNTRQHVHYVTVVLQRFGYDADELSADLAQKDRERVLDRVRQGSLRFLVATDVAARGLDIPELSHVIQYEAPEDIEAYIHRAGRTGRAGAAGVAISLISILEKNALDRIARRYEIDLIERPLPTDADVEAVVTERLIAHLEARLRDRDKLQAERSLRFIPLARSLAENEEESAIMAMLLDDYYQQLLHAPVAQPPAMAAAAPAAASNHSDGGRRRSRGRGRPGQRR from the coding sequence ATGACCGATCCCAGCCCAATCCCCACCGAACCCCACAACCCACTGCCCGACCTGGCCTTTGGTGACCTGACCCCGGCCATGAGCGCCGCCTGCGCCCGCGCCGGCTGGACTGATCTCATGCCCGTTCAGGCCAGGGCCATCCCCTATCTGCTGGCCGGCCGTGACATGATGATCCAGGCCCGCACCGGCAGCGGCAAGACCGGCGCCTACCTGCTGCCCCTGATCGAGCGGCTGGACCCCAGCCGCCCTGTCTGCCAGGCGCTGATCCTGACCCCCACCCGCGAGCTGGCCTACCAGGTCTGGCGCGAGGCCGAGACATTGTGCGCACCGGCCGGGTTTAGCACCGTCGCCGTCTACGGCGGCGTCGGCTACGGCCCGCAAACGCAGGCGCTGCAGCAGGGCGCTCACATCGTCGTCGGCACCCCCGGTCGCGTCCTCGACCACCTCTTGCGCCGTTCACTCACACTCGAACACCTGCGCACCCTGGTCCTGGACGAGGCCGACCGCATGTTGTCGATGGGCTTCTACCCCGACATGGTGCGCGTCCGGCGCAACCTGCCCAACCGCCGCGTCCACACCTGCATGTTCTCGGCCACCTTCCCCTCCTACGTCATGCGCACGGCGGCCGAATTCATGACCGCGCCCGACTTCCTCTCGCTCAGCCACGACCATGTCCATGTCACTGACACCGAGCACGTCTACTACCTGGCCCCGGCCATGGACAAAGACCGCAGCCTGGTGCGCATCATCGAAGTCGAAAATCCCGCCTCGGCCATCATCTTCTGCAACACCCGCCAGCATGTCCACTATGTCACCGTCGTCTTGCAGCGATTCGGCTACGACGCCGACGAACTGAGCGCCGACCTGGCCCAGAAAGACCGCGAGCGCGTGCTCGACCGCGTCCGCCAGGGCAGCCTGCGCTTCCTGGTGGCCACCGATGTCGCCGCCCGCGGGCTGGACATTCCCGAACTGTCGCACGTCATCCAGTACGAGGCGCCGGAAGACATCGAAGCCTACATCCACCGCGCCGGGCGCACCGGCCGGGCCGGGGCGGCAGGCGTGGCCATCTCGCTGATCAGCATCCTGGAAAAAAACGCCCTCGACCGCATCGCCCGCCGCTACGAGATCGACCTGATCGAGCGCCCCCTTCCCACCGATGCCGATGTCGAAGCGGTGGTGACCGAACGCCTGATCGCCCATCTGGAAGCGCGCTTGCGCGACCGCGACAAACTCCAGGCCGAGCGCAGCCTGCGCTTCATCCCCCTGGCCCGCAGTCTGGCCGAAAACGAAGAAGAATCGGCCATCATGGCCATGCTGCTGGACGACTATTACCAGCAATTGCTGCACGCGCCGGTGGCGCAACCGCCGGCGATGGCCGCTGCAGCCCCGGCTGCGGCCTCGAATCACAGCGATGGCGGGCGGCGTCGCAGCCGTGGTCGCGGCAGACCGGGTCAGAGAAGGTAG